One Candidatus Poribacteria bacterium genomic window carries:
- a CDS encoding cupin domain-containing protein, with amino-acid sequence MAYIKNWRDVQPNIAHLSAVHWGCLRSVKEGGDDDRHRLDRLGGFARHALQGRKTSDFHKHESLEQVYYILSGKGEVLFDDKRYPVKDGDAVYLPADIHHQMFNTMNEGWLEHHVISMGVPSRDGKFTIRNWTQTPPQGDGAGAVRWYQLEPEDDSENGCLKGMQFIARESVQPGNESIERCHTDIEQVYYVVENRGVLQSGGEEQEITEGDMIHIPAGTTYKILNPHQEWVSSLIMAA; translated from the coding sequence ATGGCTTATATAAAGAACTGGCGTGATGTCCAACCTAACATCGCTCATTTAAGCGCAGTACATTGGGGATGTCTACGCTCCGTGAAGGAAGGCGGTGACGATGATCGGCATCGTCTGGATCGGTTGGGCGGCTTTGCCCGGCACGCGCTCCAAGGACGCAAGACATCCGATTTTCACAAACATGAAAGTTTGGAGCAGGTCTACTACATCCTCAGCGGGAAGGGAGAAGTGCTGTTTGACGATAAGCGCTATCCCGTAAAAGATGGGGATGCAGTTTACTTACCGGCCGACATCCATCACCAGATGTTCAACACCATGAATGAAGGTTGGTTGGAACATCATGTCATCAGTATGGGTGTTCCGAGCAGGGATGGTAAGTTTACCATCCGCAATTGGACCCAGACACCGCCGCAGGGGGATGGTGCCGGTGCGGTACGATGGTATCAACTAGAACCTGAAGACGATAGTGAGAACGGTTGTCTGAAGGGAATGCAATTCATCGCTCGTGAGTCTGTGCAGCCCGGTAACGAATCAATTGAACGGTGTCACACGGATATTGAGCAGGTCTACTATGTGGTAGAGAATCGCGGTGTGCTCCAAAGCGGTGGTGAAGAACAGGAGATAACCGAAGGGGATATGATTCACATCCCCGCCGGCACGACGTACAAAATCCTGAATCCGCATCAGGAGTGGGTAAGTTCTCTGATTATGGCAGCTTGA